The DNA region AAGTCGTGCGGTTTGTCTTTGCTTGTTGGTTACATATTGTTAGAACTAACGTTacatataacataaaaataaaaaatcttaggCATCGTAGTTTCATTGATTAATTCCATATTATGGTAttgttgaattattattattattatagagaTGTATAATGCTGCAAATGCAATGATAAAATATGATAGGGAGATCGGAAAGGGGAAGATACCGGACCCGGGTTCTCTCAAAGCTAAGGACATGACAGCTCTTGATATTCCAATGGTGGTGCCGTATAGTATACTCTTCAACCTGGCTCGAGACGTTGGTGTGGATTGGGACATTGACTACGAGCTTCAAATAGGTCTCACCATTGACCTCCCTGTTGTGGGCGAGTTTACTCTCCCTATTTCCAGCAAGGGCGAAATCAAGCTTCCTACTTTCAAAGATTTCTTCTGATCTTTTTGATCTACTTAACCTATGAGACGATGATATATAATGCATGTAACGAATGGGTTTGcctatatataatcaataaatgTTCTTTTGTGATCCTatcatgtgaaaaaaaaaatcaataaatgttttataatttcagttattgttattttttctccattgaaattttgtaattgcattaaaaaaacaaaccaaatgcAAGGGAAATCTTAAGTCAATTTggtaaattttatatgaaaaccAAATGATCTGTTAAAGTtcggagttttttttgtttgttttttccttttggtcTTCTTTAGTCTGGTTAACCGGGTTTAATTCATTATCCGCAGAGCTTTCTTTCTCTCATGCATGTCTAAAGTAAATCATGCAATTTTCGGAAGCAACTTTTGGGGGTTACTTTTATGTTAGGTTGAATTGTAGTTGAAGAAAAACTACaattctattatttattttaattttaatggcTCGAGAAAAAAGatttagaagaaagaaagacttTTGTTATCCAACAAGTTAAGACAAAAATATAGACTATcatcaatttattttcatataaagcATCATTAAAGCTGCATGCATGCATACAtgtaaataaaaagtataatagtaaaaaagaaaaaaagaaaaagttaaccTAATTTTGCTAAACCAGATAGAACCAAATTTGTGAATAAACTTAAAGATAATCCCTGCAGACTCCTAGAAGGGAAAACACCATAGATAATATGATTCAATACCTTATAATTCCTAGAGACTCTAtcttcggtttttttttttccaaatagaAGG from Camelina sativa cultivar DH55 chromosome 3, Cs, whole genome shotgun sequence includes:
- the LOC104758976 gene encoding probable desiccation-related protein LEA14: MASLLDKAKGFVADKLTTIPKPEGSVTDVDLKDVNRESVEYLAKVSVTNPYSHSIPIGEISFTFHSAGREIGKGKIPDPGSLKAKDMTALDIPMVVPYSILFNLARDVGVDWDIDYELQIGLTIDLPVVGEFTLPISSKGEIKLPTFKDFF